GCAATACCCGTCTGATTTGACGTCGCAACCGACGAAGTAGAGCTTTGCAATTCCGCTGACCGGCGGAACGATGTCCTTTGCGGGACGATGGATGAGGTGAGTGCGCTTTGGGTCTTGTGCCGGTCGTTACGACGGTCAGGACGTGAGTCAGATTGCACCGCTTCGTTCTTCTGATCCCATGATGGGAAGGCCAGGCAGCCTATCCCGAAGAGAAGCACGGGCCCGTTAAAGGACATCAAAGGCCGGCAGATGGAAAGCTTCAAAAATGCTTGACGCAACTACGCCGAATAGAGAAGCCCAATATTCACCCCCTGTAGGCGATCAGCGCTTGGCCTGCCCGACGCTGGCCGGGGTTGCAGAGGGTATCCGCGCCGCTGATCTGGCTGCCATTTTCCCACCGAAGTTCGGTCAGGAAGTCGAACGGACCGAGCTGGAGCTGCCGCGTTCCGAGCTGCCACTGCTTGGAGCCAGCCTTGAGCTCCATTTGGCGCAGATCGGCAAACAGGTCTGCGAGCAGCTTACGCATTGCCGGCGAGAGGTCGTTGGATAGATCTTCGAGAGCTTGCGGAAGGTCGAGCTTGAACAGGCCGGCGCCCTGCCGTAGCGCGACACCGTATTCGAGGCAGAAGGCTCGCATCTGGTTGATCAGGTGCGTATTCCGATGAAGCCGGCCATCGATTCCGATTTGAAGCCGCCCAGTCATTCCGATTTCATTCCGGCCGGCGTTCCGATTTGAAGGCAGCCATTTGTCGGACTGATCCTAGGTCTGGTTGATGTTTGGATCGGGTTTTGTTCAGGTCAAGCTTCGGTGTTTTCGGGTGCGACTGGGAGCGCTGTTTTCGCATGCTCTCGCCGGTGAGATCGATGCGATAGGCGTTGTGAACGAGGCGATCCAGGATGGCATCGGCCAGCGTTGGGTTTGCGATGATTTCGTACCAGCGATCCAGGGGCACCTGACTGGTGATGATCGTCGAGCGACGCTCGTAGCGGTCTTCGATGATCTCGAGGAGATCGCTACCCACCTGGGATATCAAGCCGGCCTAACGGCCAGGTCAATTGGCCTCCGCTCCACAACTGACGAGTCGGAGCCATTGGCAAGCTGAGCGCAGTTCACTAATGAATGATGATTGGAATCAAACTCAGAACGAGTAGCATTGCCATTGTAAGATTAAAAACCCTGATAATTTGTGGCGAAACCAGTAAGCGCCCGATGTACGCACCAAGCCCTGCCCAAGCGACCGTGCTGATGAAAGTTAACGCACCAAAGACGAAGGCAAACAGAGTGCCAAGGACCGCGTAGCCGGTCTGTTCGCTAACGCGGCCATGAGCGACAATCGCGCCAGTCGCCATCACCCAGAGTTTCGGATTTACGAACTGAAGAAGTATACCCTGCGTGAAGGAAAGGGGGTTTTGCGCTGCATGATGACTTGGGGTCAGTATCAGCTAGTTTTGGCTCAGCACTAGCGATCTGCCATGCTATCCACAACAGGTAAGTGATCCCAATCCATTTGAGAACCAGGGAAACGCGCGGCTCTGC
The Rhizobium lusitanum DNA segment above includes these coding regions:
- a CDS encoding LysE family translocator, with translation MAATPGPNNTMATASGANYGLIRTLPLMSGIAVGVAVIMFTVAVFGASVVAEPRVSLVLKWIGITYLLWIAWQIASAEPKLADTDPKSSCSAKPPFLHAGYTSSVRKSETLGDGDWRDCRSWPR